One window from the genome of Pseudomonas fluorescens encodes:
- a CDS encoding alkene reductase: MTNIGLDLLLSRAQVGKLSLKNRMIMAPMTRSRAGTGDAATALMAEYYSQRASAGLIISEGSQVSAQGKGYLRTPGIFTPEQITGWKQVTDAVHAEGGQIFLQLWHVGRLSHPLVQVNGAQPVAPSAIKADGEIYTPEGLKPYELPRALELDEIPGVVADFRQAAVNAKLAGFDGVEIHGANGYLIDQFLRDGTNQRTDAYGGSIENRARFLKEVVESVIEVFGASRVGVRLSPIFSYFSMSDSNPQATFEYAARMLSRYGLAYLHIVELGEGPFDFLELKRRFGGPYIANGGYSAERAGNAIGRGEADLVAFGTPFLANPDLVERFKQGEALNTPDAATFYQGEERGYTDYPTLAEARAQ, translated from the coding sequence ATGACCAACATCGGTCTCGACCTTCTGCTGTCCCGCGCCCAGGTCGGCAAGCTGTCCCTGAAAAACCGCATGATCATGGCGCCGATGACCCGCAGCCGCGCAGGAACAGGCGATGCGGCCACGGCCCTGATGGCCGAGTACTACAGCCAACGCGCCAGCGCCGGCTTGATCATCAGCGAAGGCTCCCAGGTGTCGGCCCAGGGCAAGGGTTACCTGAGAACGCCGGGGATTTTTACCCCTGAGCAAATCACCGGCTGGAAACAGGTGACCGACGCGGTCCATGCCGAGGGTGGGCAAATCTTTTTGCAGCTCTGGCACGTGGGCCGTCTGTCCCATCCCCTGGTGCAAGTCAACGGCGCCCAACCGGTAGCACCCTCGGCGATCAAGGCCGATGGCGAGATCTACACCCCCGAAGGCCTCAAGCCTTATGAACTGCCACGGGCGCTGGAACTCGACGAGATCCCGGGCGTGGTCGCCGACTTCCGCCAGGCCGCTGTCAACGCGAAGCTGGCTGGCTTCGACGGCGTAGAGATCCACGGTGCCAATGGCTACCTGATCGACCAGTTCCTGCGTGACGGCACCAACCAACGCACCGATGCCTACGGCGGCTCGATCGAGAACCGCGCGCGTTTCCTCAAGGAGGTGGTCGAGTCGGTGATCGAAGTCTTCGGGGCCAGCCGGGTGGGCGTGCGCCTGTCGCCGATCTTCAGTTATTTCTCGATGAGCGACAGCAACCCGCAGGCGACATTCGAATACGCAGCCCGGATGCTCAGCCGTTATGGCCTGGCCTACCTGCACATCGTGGAACTGGGTGAAGGCCCGTTCGACTTCCTCGAACTCAAGCGCCGCTTCGGTGGCCCCTACATTGCCAACGGCGGTTACAGCGCGGAACGTGCGGGCAATGCCATCGGTCGTGGCGAAGCGGACCTGGTGGCGTTCGGAACGCCATTCCTGGCGAACCCGGACCTGGTGGAGCGCTTCAAACAGGGTGAGGCGTTGAACACACCCGACGCAGCGACCTTCTACCAAGGCGAA
- a CDS encoding pirin family protein has translation MNSIVAAPPRTIVHRTRGNRHGPITRLMSPGDLGQLCKPFVFLDLFAFTDNVMPKGFGMHPHSGIATLTYMIDGQVTYEDTTGQSGVLPSGGMEWMHAGNGVWHDGRPVEGSPIKGFQLWVALPADEENAPAHSVYLAPSAIRREGPALVLLGQHGAARSSVAAPAGMNYLAVQLKDQERWRYTPPAGHTVAWLAVNDGSLDAGGNVNAGEMVVFEESGGAIDIVAQGATSFVLGSAVKHPHDLVMGYYSVHTSKAALEKGEKEIQRIGTVLQQEGRLA, from the coding sequence ATGAACAGCATCGTCGCAGCGCCACCGCGTACCATCGTCCACCGCACCCGGGGCAACCGCCACGGGCCGATCACGCGCCTCATGAGCCCGGGCGACCTCGGCCAACTCTGCAAGCCCTTTGTGTTTCTCGACCTCTTCGCTTTCACGGACAACGTCATGCCAAAAGGTTTCGGCATGCACCCCCACTCCGGTATCGCCACGCTGACCTACATGATCGACGGCCAGGTGACTTACGAAGACACCACCGGTCAATCGGGCGTGTTGCCCTCCGGCGGCATGGAATGGATGCACGCAGGCAATGGCGTATGGCATGACGGCAGGCCAGTGGAGGGCTCGCCGATCAAAGGCTTCCAGCTTTGGGTCGCGCTGCCGGCCGATGAAGAGAATGCCCCGGCCCACAGTGTCTACCTGGCGCCCTCCGCTATCCGCCGGGAGGGTCCGGCGCTGGTGTTGCTCGGCCAACATGGCGCGGCTCGCAGCAGCGTTGCAGCCCCGGCGGGCATGAACTACTTGGCTGTGCAATTGAAAGACCAGGAACGCTGGCGCTATACGCCACCGGCTGGGCACACCGTTGCCTGGCTGGCGGTCAACGACGGCAGCCTCGACGCTGGCGGCAACGTCAATGCCGGGGAAATGGTGGTGTTCGAAGAATCCGGCGGAGCCATCGACATCGTTGCCCAGGGCGCGACCTCCTTCGTGCTCGGTTCGGCGGTCAAGCATCCCCACGACCTGGTGATGGGCTACTACTCCGTGCACACCAGCAAAGCCGCACTGGAAAAAGGCGAGAAGGAAATCCAGCGCATCGGCACCGTTTTGCAGCAAGAGGGTCGGCTGGCCTAG
- a CDS encoding LysR family transcriptional regulator, with the protein MLDLNDVALFVQVVRSGSFAEAARRLGMPSNTVSRRVQQLEAQLGKRLLQRSTRKLTLTQVGQGFYERCVSAVDGLTEAGQELMKGSDEPSGLVRIAAMADFFDFFPMQWVADFLVAHPRVQLDFVLSDAKVDLIADRIDVAFRGGALQDSGYVGRQLIKNEGDGMVASPAYIAKRGAPSSLQELAHHDSVAFAHPSGLSHWRLIGPDGTEEEVQVPSRFNANTAQALRKAAVAGLGIAVLPSALSSVDLDAGRLVRVLPQYQRIGFGLNVLYPSRRQLPLAVSAFIALVMEKLELKAFPARLN; encoded by the coding sequence ATGCTCGATCTGAATGATGTCGCACTGTTTGTCCAGGTGGTGCGCAGCGGCAGCTTTGCCGAAGCAGCCAGGCGACTGGGCATGCCTTCCAATACCGTGAGCCGGCGGGTCCAGCAGTTGGAGGCGCAATTGGGGAAGCGACTGTTGCAACGCTCCACTCGCAAACTCACGCTGACTCAGGTGGGGCAGGGGTTCTATGAACGCTGCGTCAGCGCCGTGGATGGGCTGACCGAGGCGGGGCAGGAACTGATGAAGGGCAGCGATGAACCCAGTGGCCTGGTGCGTATCGCGGCGATGGCGGATTTCTTCGATTTTTTCCCGATGCAATGGGTGGCCGACTTTCTCGTCGCGCATCCTCGGGTGCAGCTTGATTTCGTGCTCAGCGATGCCAAAGTCGACCTGATTGCCGACCGCATCGACGTGGCCTTTCGCGGCGGTGCGCTACAGGACTCCGGGTATGTCGGGCGCCAACTCATCAAGAACGAAGGTGATGGGATGGTCGCCAGCCCCGCCTACATCGCCAAGCGCGGTGCGCCGAGTTCGCTGCAGGAGTTGGCTCACCACGACAGCGTGGCCTTTGCCCATCCCAGCGGCTTGAGTCACTGGCGGCTCATCGGCCCGGACGGCACCGAGGAAGAGGTGCAGGTTCCCAGCCGCTTCAACGCCAACACCGCTCAAGCGTTGCGCAAGGCTGCCGTGGCGGGCCTGGGCATCGCCGTGCTGCCCTCGGCGCTGAGCAGCGTGGACCTGGACGCTGGAAGGCTGGTACGTGTGTTGCCGCAGTACCAGCGTATTGGCTTCGGCCTCAATGTGCTCTATCCGAGCCGGCGCCAATTGCCGCTGGCGGTCTCGGCGTTCATTGCGTTGGTGATGGAAAAGCTGGAGCTCAAGGCGTTTCCGGCGCGGTTGAACTGA